A window from Halomicrobium urmianum encodes these proteins:
- a CDS encoding ribonuclease J — translation MEVEIATIGGYEEVGRQMTAVRAGEDVVIFDMGLNLSKVLIHDNVETERMHSLDLIDMGAIPDDRVMSDLEGDVKAIVPTHGHLDHIGAISKLAHRYDAPIVATPFTIELVKQQIKGEEKFGVQNDLVKMEAGGTMSIGERNELEFVNVTHSIIDAINPVLHTPEGAVVYGLDKRMDHTPVLGDPIDMERFREIGREDEGVLCYIEDCTNANKKGRTPSESVARRHLKDVMYSMEDYDGGIVATTFSSHIARVKSLVEFADDIGRQPVLLGRSMEKYSGTAERLDFVEFPEDLGMYGHRKSVDRTFKRIMNDGKENFLPIVTGHQGEPRAMLTRMGRGETPYELDEGDKVVFSARVIPEPTNEGQRYQSEKLLGMQGARIYDDIHVSGHLNQEGHYEMLQALQPRNVIPAHQDMKGYSSYVDLAENEGYKLGRDLHVTRNGNMIQLTE, via the coding sequence ATGGAAGTCGAAATCGCGACAATCGGCGGTTACGAGGAGGTCGGCCGACAGATGACGGCGGTGCGTGCGGGCGAGGACGTCGTCATCTTCGACATGGGGCTGAACCTCTCGAAGGTACTGATTCACGACAACGTCGAGACCGAGCGGATGCACTCCCTCGATCTGATCGACATGGGCGCGATCCCGGACGACCGCGTCATGTCCGACCTCGAGGGCGACGTGAAGGCCATCGTGCCGACGCACGGCCACCTCGACCACATCGGCGCCATCTCCAAGCTGGCCCACCGCTACGACGCGCCCATCGTTGCGACGCCGTTCACGATCGAACTGGTCAAACAGCAGATCAAGGGCGAGGAGAAGTTCGGGGTCCAGAACGACCTCGTGAAGATGGAGGCCGGCGGCACGATGTCGATCGGCGAGCGCAACGAACTGGAGTTCGTCAACGTCACTCACTCCATCATCGACGCGATCAACCCCGTCCTCCACACGCCGGAGGGCGCGGTCGTCTACGGGCTGGACAAGCGGATGGACCACACGCCGGTCCTGGGCGACCCCATCGACATGGAGCGGTTCCGCGAGATCGGTCGCGAGGACGAGGGCGTCCTCTGCTACATCGAGGACTGCACCAACGCCAACAAGAAGGGCCGCACGCCATCCGAGTCGGTCGCTCGTCGGCACCTGAAGGACGTCATGTACAGCATGGAGGACTACGACGGCGGCATCGTCGCCACGACGTTCTCCAGCCACATCGCCCGCGTGAAGAGCCTCGTTGAGTTCGCCGACGACATCGGTCGCCAGCCGGTCCTGCTGGGCCGCTCCATGGAGAAGTACTCCGGGACGGCCGAGCGCCTGGACTTCGTCGAGTTCCCCGAGGACCTGGGCATGTACGGCCACCGCAAGTCCGTCGACCGGACGTTCAAGCGGATCATGAACGACGGCAAGGAGAACTTCCTGCCGATCGTCACGGGCCACCAGGGCGAGCCCCGTGCGATGCTCACCCGGATGGGCCGCGGCGAGACGCCCTACGAGCTGGACGAGGGCGACAAGGTCGTCTTCTCGGCCCGGGTCATCCCGGAGCCGACCAACGAGGGCCAGCGCTACCAGTCCGAGAAGCTGCTGGGCATGCAGGGCGCCCGCATCTACGACGACATCCACGTCTCCGGCCACCTCAACCAGGAGGGCCACTACGAGATGCTGCAGGCGCTCCAGCCGCGGAACGTCATCCCCGCCCACCAGGACATGAAGGGCTACTCCTCGTACGTGGACCTCGCCGAGAACGAGGGGTACAAGCTGGGCCGGGACCTGCACGTCACGCGTAACGGGAACATGATCCAGCTGACCGAGTAG
- a CDS encoding isopentenyl phosphate kinase gives MTGTVVVKLGGSVITDKSESETVDRDALDAAAAALGEADADLVVVHGGGSFGHHYADEHGVTTERGTRDAADALAIHDAMTRLSREVVDALQSAGVPALPVRPLSAGSRNADGDLSLPTDQIRRLLGEGFAPVLHGDVVAHEGEGVTVVSGDELVVEVAPAVDADRVGLCSTVPGVLDGEDAVIDRIGSIDEVADVLGDSDATDVSGGMAGKVRSLLALDAPAQIFGPDALAGFLAGEAPGTTVDGR, from the coding sequence ATGACCGGGACGGTCGTCGTCAAGCTCGGGGGGAGCGTGATCACGGACAAGTCCGAGTCCGAGACGGTCGACCGCGACGCGCTCGACGCGGCGGCGGCCGCGCTGGGCGAGGCCGACGCGGACCTCGTGGTCGTCCACGGCGGCGGGAGCTTCGGCCACCACTACGCGGACGAGCACGGCGTGACGACGGAGCGGGGGACCCGCGACGCCGCGGACGCGCTGGCCATCCACGACGCGATGACCCGCCTCAGCCGCGAGGTCGTCGACGCGCTCCAGTCGGCGGGGGTCCCGGCGCTGCCCGTCCGACCGCTCTCGGCCGGGTCGCGAAACGCCGACGGCGACCTCTCCCTGCCCACCGACCAGATCCGCCGGCTCCTGGGCGAGGGGTTCGCGCCCGTGCTCCACGGCGACGTCGTCGCCCACGAGGGCGAGGGCGTGACTGTCGTCTCGGGGGACGAACTCGTGGTGGAAGTGGCGCCGGCGGTCGACGCGGACCGGGTCGGCCTCTGCTCGACCGTGCCCGGGGTCCTCGACGGCGAGGATGCGGTGATCGACAGGATCGGTTCGATAGACGAGGTCGCCGACGTGCTCGGCGACAGCGACGCGACGGACGTCTCCGGCGGGATGGCCGGCAAGGTCCGGTCGCTGCTCGCGCTCGACGCGCCCGCGCAGATCTTCGGGCCCGACGCGCTGGCCGGCTTCCTGGCCGGCGAGGCGCCTGGAACGACCGTCGATGGGCGGTAA
- the mvk gene encoding mevalonate kinase: MVTASAPGKVYLFGEHAVVYGEPAVPCAVERRAEVTVEKRTEGLRVHAEDLTLDGFTVEFGNGDHPDVDAPESMVEAGMGYVSEAVAQARDAAGVEDVGFEVSIESAIPLGAGLGSSAAVTVAAIEAAARELGAELAPEEIAERAYRVEHEVQDGQASRADTFCSAMGGAVRVEGDDCRTIDGVDDLPFLIGYDGGAGDTGELVAGVRDLREEYGFAADTVSAIGDLVREGESALVDGDLERLGQLMDVNHGLLSALGVSARSLDAMVWAAREAGAHGAKLTGAGGGGCIVALDPSDAPLTALDYTPDCEEAFRAELACEGVRVE, encoded by the coding sequence ATGGTCACAGCCAGCGCCCCGGGGAAAGTGTACCTGTTCGGGGAGCACGCGGTCGTGTACGGCGAACCGGCGGTCCCCTGCGCCGTCGAGCGGCGGGCGGAGGTCACCGTCGAGAAGCGTACGGAGGGGCTGCGCGTCCACGCGGAGGACCTCACGCTCGACGGGTTCACGGTCGAGTTCGGGAACGGCGACCACCCCGACGTCGACGCCCCCGAGTCGATGGTCGAGGCGGGGATGGGCTACGTCAGCGAGGCCGTCGCGCAGGCGAGAGACGCCGCCGGCGTCGAGGACGTCGGCTTCGAGGTCAGCATCGAGAGCGCCATCCCGCTGGGCGCAGGCCTGGGCTCGTCGGCGGCCGTCACGGTGGCTGCCATCGAGGCGGCCGCGCGGGAACTGGGCGCGGAGCTCGCGCCCGAGGAGATCGCCGAGCGCGCCTACCGCGTCGAGCACGAGGTCCAGGACGGCCAGGCCTCGCGGGCGGACACGTTCTGTTCGGCGATGGGCGGCGCCGTCCGCGTCGAGGGCGACGACTGCCGGACCATCGACGGCGTCGACGACCTCCCCTTCCTGATCGGCTACGACGGCGGTGCGGGCGACACCGGCGAACTCGTCGCCGGGGTGCGGGACCTGCGCGAGGAGTACGGCTTCGCCGCCGACACCGTCTCCGCCATCGGCGACCTGGTCCGCGAGGGCGAGTCGGCGCTCGTCGACGGCGACTTGGAGCGACTGGGCCAGCTCATGGACGTCAACCACGGCCTGCTGTCGGCGCTGGGCGTCTCCGCGCGCTCGCTGGACGCGATGGTGTGGGCCGCTCGGGAGGCCGGGGCCCACGGCGCCAAGCTGACGGGCGCGGGCGGCGGGGGCTGCATCGTCGCGCTCGACCCCTCCGACGCGCCGCTGACGGCGCTGGACTACACGCCTGACTGCGAGGAGGCCTTCCGCGCCGAGCTCGCCTGCGAGGGGGTCCGCGTCGAATGA
- a CDS encoding cytochrome P450, which translates to MAETPPGPNGEPLFGSSRTYARDPFRFLSALEAAYGDVARFDMGPMDTVMVADPDVIERILVAEADRFRKPDFQGDALGDLLGEGLLLSEGETWESQRDLANPAFTMSRLSGMADRITGHAEALLADWTAGDAVDVERSMTHVTLDVILDLMMGVELPDERVSAVQEQLVPLGARFEPDPVRFAAPQWVPMPGDREFAAAVGALDDVLDEVIERRRGTFGSGEEGPTDFLSILMRARGRGEQSPDQVRDEMMTMLLAGHDTTALTLTYSWFLLSEHPEVERRLHEEVDDVVGDERPGMEHVRDLEYLEWVIQEAMRLFPPVYTIFREPTTDVELAGYEVPAGTAIMLPQWAVHRSDRLWDDPETFDPERWSPKRSEGRHRFAYFPFGGGPRHCIGKHLAMLEAQLILATAASDYRLEFLGETPLELNPSLTAHPEQEMRMRVLER; encoded by the coding sequence ATGGCAGAGACCCCACCCGGTCCGAACGGCGAACCCCTGTTCGGGAGCAGTCGGACGTACGCCCGCGACCCGTTCAGATTCCTCTCCGCGCTGGAGGCGGCCTACGGCGACGTGGCCCGGTTCGACATGGGACCGATGGACACCGTAATGGTCGCCGATCCGGACGTGATCGAGCGGATACTGGTCGCCGAGGCCGACCGCTTCCGCAAACCCGACTTCCAGGGCGACGCCCTGGGCGATCTGCTCGGCGAGGGGCTCCTGCTGAGCGAGGGCGAGACATGGGAGAGCCAGCGGGACCTGGCGAACCCGGCGTTCACGATGTCCCGGCTGTCCGGGATGGCCGACCGGATCACCGGCCACGCCGAGGCGCTGCTGGCCGACTGGACGGCGGGCGACGCGGTCGACGTCGAGCGGTCGATGACCCACGTGACGCTGGACGTCATCCTCGATCTGATGATGGGCGTCGAGCTACCCGACGAGCGGGTGTCAGCGGTTCAGGAGCAGCTGGTCCCCCTGGGCGCCCGGTTCGAGCCCGATCCCGTCCGGTTCGCCGCGCCGCAGTGGGTGCCGATGCCCGGCGACCGGGAGTTCGCGGCCGCCGTCGGCGCGCTGGACGACGTGCTCGACGAGGTGATCGAACGGCGGCGGGGGACGTTCGGGTCCGGGGAGGAGGGACCGACGGACTTCCTGTCGATACTGATGCGCGCGCGGGGCCGCGGCGAGCAATCGCCCGACCAGGTGCGCGACGAGATGATGACCATGCTGCTGGCCGGCCACGACACGACGGCGCTGACGCTGACGTACTCGTGGTTCCTGCTCTCGGAGCACCCCGAGGTCGAGCGGCGCCTCCACGAGGAGGTCGACGACGTCGTCGGGGACGAACGGCCCGGGATGGAGCACGTCCGCGACCTCGAGTACCTGGAGTGGGTGATCCAGGAGGCGATGCGGCTGTTCCCGCCCGTGTACACGATCTTCAGGGAGCCGACGACGGACGTCGAACTCGCGGGGTACGAGGTACCGGCGGGAACGGCCATCATGCTCCCGCAGTGGGCGGTCCACCGCTCCGACCGGCTGTGGGACGACCCCGAGACCTTCGACCCGGAGCGGTGGTCACCGAAGCGCAGCGAGGGGCGCCACCGGTTCGCCTACTTCCCGTTCGGCGGCGGCCCGCGCCACTGCATCGGCAAGCACCTCGCCATGCTGGAGGCCCAGTTGATCCTGGCGACGGCGGCGAGCGACTACCGCCTCGAGTTCCTGGGCGAGACGCCGCTAGAGCTGAACCCGTCGCTGACGGCCCATCCGGAGCAGGAGATGCGGATGCGGGTGCTGGAGCGCTAG
- a CDS encoding DUF5518 domain-containing protein, with translation MLRLLVDAAAGATVTLALSVLPFSPLAGGASAAYRDGGGYVHSFTVGGLSGVVAGVPLLALFAPALWIAGRLGFGITPGAPAYDLFLAIAFALFACYTVGLSAVGGLAGAAIRRHTGIDLDPASHL, from the coding sequence ATGCTCCGACTGCTCGTCGACGCCGCCGCAGGGGCTACCGTGACGCTCGCCCTCTCTGTTCTGCCGTTCTCGCCGCTGGCCGGGGGCGCGAGCGCGGCCTATCGCGACGGCGGCGGGTACGTGCACTCGTTCACAGTGGGCGGGCTCTCGGGCGTCGTCGCCGGCGTGCCGCTGCTGGCGCTGTTCGCGCCGGCGCTGTGGATCGCTGGGCGGCTCGGCTTCGGAATCACGCCGGGAGCGCCCGCGTACGACCTCTTCCTCGCGATCGCGTTCGCGCTGTTCGCCTGCTACACGGTGGGGCTGAGCGCGGTCGGCGGGCTGGCGGGCGCTGCGATCCGACGCCACACCGGGATCGACCTGGATCCGGCCTCGCATCTCTGA
- a CDS encoding DUF5518 domain-containing protein yields the protein MAEGDTLANAVVGALAAAIAGAVVGPIGPLIGGAVAGYLDGGARSDGVRVGALAGLLSLIPGTLFGALVLTALGVIGFGFVVDPSAFLAVGAFGVVFVAFALVIATLTTAALGALGGWVGNYLKYDADL from the coding sequence ATGGCCGAAGGAGACACGCTCGCGAACGCCGTCGTCGGCGCGCTAGCGGCAGCCATCGCCGGGGCGGTCGTCGGACCGATCGGTCCGCTGATCGGTGGCGCCGTCGCCGGCTACCTCGACGGCGGGGCACGCTCGGACGGGGTCCGCGTCGGGGCGCTCGCGGGACTGCTGTCGCTGATCCCGGGAACCCTCTTCGGCGCACTCGTACTGACCGCGCTGGGAGTGATCGGGTTCGGCTTCGTCGTGGATCCGAGCGCCTTCCTGGCCGTCGGTGCGTTCGGGGTCGTGTTCGTCGCTTTCGCACTGGTAATCGCGACCCTGACGACCGCTGCGCTCGGCGCGCTGGGCGGCTGGGTCGGCAACTACCTGAAGTACGACGCCGACCTCTGA
- the rpsB gene encoding 30S ribosomal protein S2 — protein MSGNENEGLDASESDVDTEAEAAEDVDAETGADEATDTEEAPADAEAEEAEAEDETPQLDEDVMPDDEADLLIPVEEYLGAGVHIGTQQKTKDMERFIHRVRTDGLYVLDVSMTDQRIRTAADFLENYNPEQILVASSRQYGRFPAEKFADAVGARARTGRFIPGTLTNPDYDGYIEPDVVVVTDPIGDAQAVKEAITVGIPVIAMCDSNNTTSNVDLVVPTNNKGRKALSVVYWLLANETLDRRGADTVYALEDFESDI, from the coding sequence ATGAGCGGCAACGAGAACGAAGGTCTCGACGCGTCCGAGTCCGACGTCGACACCGAGGCCGAGGCGGCCGAGGACGTCGACGCCGAGACGGGCGCCGACGAGGCTACCGACACTGAGGAAGCGCCCGCCGACGCCGAGGCCGAGGAGGCCGAGGCCGAGGACGAGACACCGCAGCTGGACGAGGACGTCATGCCCGACGACGAGGCCGACCTCCTCATCCCCGTCGAGGAGTACCTCGGCGCCGGGGTCCACATCGGCACCCAGCAGAAGACCAAGGACATGGAGCGGTTCATCCACCGCGTCCGGACCGACGGTCTGTACGTGCTGGACGTGTCGATGACCGACCAGCGGATCCGCACGGCCGCGGACTTCCTGGAGAACTACAACCCCGAGCAGATCCTGGTCGCCTCCTCGCGCCAGTACGGTCGGTTCCCGGCCGAGAAGTTCGCCGACGCCGTGGGCGCCCGCGCCCGCACCGGCCGCTTCATCCCCGGCACGCTGACCAACCCCGACTACGACGGGTACATCGAGCCCGACGTCGTCGTGGTGACCGACCCCATCGGCGACGCCCAGGCCGTCAAGGAGGCCATCACCGTCGGCATCCCGGTCATCGCGATGTGCGACTCCAACAACACCACGTCCAACGTGGACCTCGTGGTGCCCACGAACAACAAGGGTCGCAAGGCCCTCTCGGTCGTCTACTGGCTGCTCGCCAACGAGACCCTCGACCGCCGCGGCGCCGACACCGTCTACGCGCTCGAGGACTTCGAGAGCGACATCTGA